The Bradyrhizobium ottawaense genome window below encodes:
- a CDS encoding pyridoxal phosphate-dependent aminotransferase encodes MQSDSISFCFTERVPGAQDVASGSAFGGHEFIDLANDEIFQSLSLAHERAMVTVDSGASGVLDPIGLMPLRKAIAERLAAQTGFDWSAEEIAITAGSKEALLCAGLAVLERGDEVIIIRPWQPFVPALVHAAGAVPVFVDAQRPRYTPDGNSIRAAITSRTKAMIINSPNNPTGAVYSRTTLQDVGELAIEFRIWIISDERYSRLVFTGLHRHESIVVAHPAVRSRTIMVNPCSQALEISGSRLGYFAAPRAIVSAARKLQGYAAMIPSREAQQATLSHFQVGGRIERETYQRLFDARDIGLNILSNLRDVTPPRADGALFFYLDLNRLASALQDEGRVGVTDDVASWLLKQTNVACVGGDAFGDVNGLRLSFGAPPGASAIGLTRVVQALNSLRIK; translated from the coding sequence TTGCAGTCAGACTCGATATCGTTCTGTTTTACAGAGCGTGTGCCCGGCGCCCAGGACGTGGCGTCGGGTTCTGCTTTTGGCGGGCATGAGTTTATCGATCTCGCAAATGACGAGATCTTCCAGTCACTCTCATTAGCGCACGAGAGGGCGATGGTTACTGTCGATTCTGGGGCGAGCGGCGTCCTGGATCCCATTGGCCTCATGCCGCTCCGCAAAGCTATTGCGGAAAGGCTCGCCGCCCAGACAGGCTTTGATTGGAGTGCGGAAGAGATCGCAATCACTGCCGGCTCAAAGGAAGCGCTGCTTTGTGCGGGCCTGGCTGTCCTAGAGCGGGGCGACGAAGTTATCATTATCCGCCCCTGGCAACCGTTTGTCCCAGCACTGGTTCACGCCGCTGGCGCAGTACCAGTGTTCGTCGACGCTCAGCGCCCACGATATACTCCTGATGGCAACTCAATCCGAGCTGCCATTACATCGCGGACTAAAGCGATGATTATCAATTCACCCAACAATCCGACGGGCGCAGTCTACAGCCGAACAACATTGCAGGACGTCGGCGAGCTTGCTATCGAATTCCGAATATGGATCATTTCGGACGAGCGCTACTCAAGATTGGTATTCACTGGTTTACACCGCCATGAGTCGATCGTCGTGGCGCACCCCGCCGTGCGATCGCGAACGATCATGGTCAATCCATGTTCACAGGCGCTGGAGATATCAGGCTCTCGCTTGGGTTATTTCGCGGCTCCAAGGGCCATCGTTTCCGCCGCTAGAAAGCTTCAGGGCTATGCAGCGATGATACCAAGTCGAGAGGCGCAGCAGGCTACGCTGAGCCACTTTCAGGTCGGCGGCCGTATTGAGCGGGAGACATACCAACGGCTTTTCGACGCTCGCGACATAGGTCTTAACATCCTTTCTAATCTACGTGATGTAACGCCACCTCGTGCCGACGGGGCATTATTCTTCTATCTTGATCTGAACAGGCTTGCATCTGCTTTGCAGGACGAAGGTCGCGTTGGAGTGACGGATGATGTTGCAAGCTGGCTCCTGAAGCAAACTAACGTGGCTTGCGTTGGGGGAGACGCGTTTGGCGACGTCAACGGTCTGCGACTCTCATTCGGCGCCCCTCCGGGGGCATCGGCCATCGGCCTGACGCGCGTCGTCCAGGCGCTAAATAGCCTTAGGATCAAATAA
- the nodU gene encoding nodulation protein NodU yields MRICGIKLTHDGAVALIEDGRLVFCIEQEKRGNNPRYQKIDNLDAVVVALAEHGFDPRDVDRFVIDGWWGEVESQFEVFSGTAPITLKGAPYVEGDAEGLLIAHDGSGLMLNGSAFPYQSYPHVTAHVASAFCTSPFAKAGQPAFCLVWDGASFPRLYHIERRAARFLECLFPLIGHAYAAAGYHFGPYKQSNRTKWDLGVAGKLMAYIALGSVDEGIVEVFQELYEKHFSTFTEPVDRCSEDAALEPVHEFFDASALRLKAKAPEDVLASFHWFQERLLVTKLASAIQRHSRLPARNLCIAGGCGLNIKWNSTLRAAGLFDAIWVPPFPNDSGSAIGAACSALGADQGFVPLEWSVYSGPAVERGDVPPGWDGSPCSMRELATILASNKPVIFLAGRAELGPRALGSRSILAAATSPRMKDRLNDIKLREHFRPVAPICLEDRAPDIFSPGTPDPYMLFEHLTRAEWRAKIPAVVHLDGSARLQTICRTSQHKIAELLVEYEGLTGIPLLCNTSANHNGRGFFPNAASACQWDRVDHVWCDGVLWTKRAGGDSVLANDIFLSQRAEAEPYAKDRIPPARGRLV; encoded by the coding sequence ATGCGCATCTGCGGTATCAAACTGACCCATGACGGAGCAGTCGCTCTTATCGAGGACGGACGGCTTGTCTTTTGTATCGAGCAGGAGAAGCGGGGCAATAATCCGCGATATCAAAAAATCGACAATCTCGATGCAGTTGTTGTCGCCCTGGCAGAGCACGGTTTTGATCCGCGAGACGTTGATCGCTTCGTCATCGACGGATGGTGGGGCGAGGTCGAGTCACAATTTGAGGTTTTCAGTGGGACTGCACCCATTACCCTTAAAGGGGCGCCGTATGTTGAGGGCGATGCCGAAGGCCTCCTCATAGCGCACGACGGCTCTGGGCTAATGCTCAACGGGAGCGCCTTCCCCTATCAAAGCTATCCGCATGTCACAGCCCATGTGGCTTCGGCCTTTTGTACTAGCCCTTTCGCCAAGGCCGGGCAGCCCGCGTTCTGTCTGGTGTGGGACGGCGCCTCCTTTCCACGTCTCTACCATATAGAACGCCGCGCAGCCAGGTTCCTCGAGTGCCTCTTCCCGCTGATCGGGCATGCTTATGCTGCCGCAGGCTACCACTTCGGACCATACAAGCAGTCGAACCGGACCAAGTGGGACCTCGGTGTTGCGGGCAAGTTGATGGCCTATATCGCGCTCGGTTCGGTCGACGAAGGCATCGTCGAGGTGTTTCAGGAGCTCTACGAAAAGCACTTTAGCACGTTTACGGAGCCAGTCGATCGTTGCAGCGAGGACGCCGCGCTTGAGCCTGTCCACGAGTTCTTCGATGCCAGCGCGCTACGGTTAAAAGCCAAAGCCCCCGAAGATGTGCTTGCATCCTTTCATTGGTTCCAAGAGCGTCTGCTCGTTACCAAGCTCGCGAGTGCTATACAGAGACATTCGAGGCTTCCCGCGCGCAATCTGTGCATCGCCGGCGGTTGCGGTCTCAACATAAAATGGAATAGCACACTACGAGCTGCCGGCTTGTTCGATGCTATCTGGGTGCCACCCTTTCCGAATGACAGTGGCTCGGCAATAGGTGCCGCTTGCTCCGCATTAGGGGCGGACCAAGGCTTTGTACCATTGGAATGGTCCGTCTATAGTGGTCCAGCCGTGGAACGAGGCGACGTGCCGCCCGGATGGGACGGCTCACCATGTAGCATGCGTGAACTTGCAACGATTCTCGCCAGCAACAAGCCCGTCATTTTCCTTGCCGGCCGCGCGGAGCTTGGACCTCGGGCTTTGGGTAGCAGAAGCATACTGGCCGCGGCGACATCGCCGCGAATGAAGGACCGTCTCAACGACATCAAACTTCGCGAGCACTTCCGGCCGGTAGCGCCAATATGCCTGGAGGATCGTGCGCCGGATATTTTTAGTCCTGGAACGCCAGACCCTTACATGCTCTTCGAGCACCTAACACGAGCAGAATGGCGGGCCAAGATCCCCGCTGTTGTGCATCTGGACGGATCTGCTCGATTGCAGACTATTTGCAGGACCTCTCAGCACAAAATCGCCGAACTTCTCGTCGAATACGAGGGCCTCACGGGCATTCCGCTACTATGCAACACAAGCGCCAATCACAATGGACGCGGGTTTTTCCCGAATGCGGCATCTGCCTGCCAGTGGGACCGCGTTGACCACGTGTGGTGCGATGGCGTGCTGTGGACGAAACGCGCGGGCGGAGACTCAGTGCTGGCCAACGACATCTTTCTCTCTCAGCGCGCGGAGGCGGAACCGTACGCCAAAGATCGGATACCTCCCGCCAGAGGCCGCCTTGTTTGA
- a CDS encoding IS110 family transposase, whose amino-acid sequence MKQVITIGLDLAKHVFQVHGADAEGSPVFNRKLRRSEVLRFFEKLPACLVGMEACGSAHYWAREIAALGHEVRLIPPAYVKPFVKRGKTDAADAEAISEAVTRKTMRFVPIKTAEQQAAAMVLKTRALLVRQRTQSVNALRAHLAELGIIATAGLAKVEALVAIIRDETDARLPAAARFALMAIADEIEASADQIERLERAIVAEAKHDEDMRRLTTIPGVGAITAATIKALVPDPGGFKSARHFAAWLGLTPRPHSSGGKERLGRISKMGNPELRSLLVVGATAVLRLVRNDVRARPWLKALLARRPFKVAAVAQANKTARIIWALLNKGGIYRRPDPLAIAAVTQ is encoded by the coding sequence GTGAAACAGGTTATCACCATCGGGCTGGATCTGGCCAAGCACGTTTTCCAGGTTCACGGGGCGGATGCCGAGGGCTCACCCGTGTTCAACCGGAAGCTACGGCGCAGCGAAGTTCTGCGTTTCTTTGAGAAGCTGCCAGCATGCCTGGTGGGGATGGAAGCATGCGGTAGCGCCCACTATTGGGCGCGCGAGATCGCAGCTCTCGGTCATGAGGTCCGGCTCATTCCGCCGGCTTATGTCAAACCCTTCGTCAAGCGTGGCAAGACGGATGCGGCGGACGCTGAGGCCATCAGCGAAGCGGTGACCCGAAAGACCATGCGCTTCGTGCCGATTAAGACGGCTGAGCAACAGGCTGCCGCGATGGTGCTGAAGACCCGCGCTCTTCTAGTGCGGCAGCGAACGCAGTCGGTCAACGCGTTGCGCGCGCATCTGGCAGAATTGGGGATCATCGCCACCGCCGGCCTGGCAAAGGTTGAGGCGCTGGTCGCAATCATACGGGATGAGACAGATGCACGCCTGCCCGCAGCAGCGCGCTTCGCGCTGATGGCTATTGCCGACGAGATTGAAGCTTCAGCCGACCAGATCGAGAGGCTCGAGCGCGCAATCGTCGCGGAGGCCAAGCACGACGAGGACATGCGTCGGTTGACCACGATCCCTGGCGTCGGCGCCATTACGGCGGCGACCATCAAAGCGCTTGTGCCGGATCCCGGCGGGTTCAAGTCGGCTCGCCACTTTGCCGCCTGGCTGGGATTGACGCCGCGGCCTCATTCAAGCGGAGGCAAAGAGCGGTTGGGACGAATATCGAAGATGGGAAATCCAGAACTCCGCTCTCTCCTCGTTGTCGGGGCAACGGCCGTCTTGCGGCTTGTCCGAAACGACGTTCGGGCGCGGCCGTGGCTGAAGGCGCTTCTCGCCAGACGCCCCTTCAAGGTTGCCGCCGTCGCGCAGGCCAATAAGACGGCGCGGATCATCTGGGCGCTCCTGAACAAGGGCGGAATTTATCGGCGTCCCGACCCATTGGCGATTGCCGCGGTGACGCAGTGA
- a CDS encoding IS3 family transposase (programmed frameshift), with protein MKRSRFSEEQIIGILKEHEAGVSVADLCRKHGVSDASIYKWKAKFGGMEVSEAKRLKTLEDENTRLKRLLADSMLDNAALKDPLGKEVVTPAAKRKAVAHLVAAHGMSERRACKAIGCCRMTMRYRTTRADEAGVRQRMKAIAQERRRFGYRRLHVLLKREGYLINHKKLFRLYREERLAVRRRGGRKRAIGTRAPMMVPMAPNDRWSLDFVSDQLTDGRRFRILTVVDDCTRECLALVADTSLSGTRVARELDRLLMERGKPKMVVSDNGSEFTSNAILTWADQSRVAWHYIAPGKPMQNAFIESFNGRLRDELLNETLFTSLAHARVALRCWRTDYNDARPHSRLGWKTPSEFAFTCDPRRDLALRYAEGSAPAPVATTAQPGKSNSRGELRTG; from the exons ATGAAGCGCAGCCGCTTTTCGGAAGAGCAGATCATCGGGATTTTGAAGGAGCATGAGGCCGGCGTGTCGGTCGCCGATCTGTGCCGCAAGCATGGCGTCAGCGACGCCAGCATCTACAAATGGAAGGCCAAGTTCGGTGGCATGGAGGTGTCGGAGGCCAAGCGGCTAAAGACGCTGGAGGACGAGAACACGCGACTGAAACGGCTGCTGGCCGACTCCATGCTGGACAATGCGGCGTTGAAGGACC CTCTTGGGAAAGAAGTGGTGACGCCCGCGGCCAAGCGGAAGGCTGTCGCGCATCTCGTGGCTGCCCACGGGATGAGTGAACGGCGGGCGTGTAAAGCCATCGGCTGCTGCCGCATGACCATGAGATACCGGACGACCCGGGCGGACGAAGCCGGCGTTCGCCAGCGCATGAAGGCGATCGCCCAGGAGCGCCGCCGCTTCGGCTATCGGCGCCTCCATGTTCTGCTCAAGCGGGAAGGCTATCTGATCAACCACAAGAAGCTGTTCCGGCTCTACCGGGAAGAGAGGCTTGCGGTGCGCCGCCGCGGCGGCCGCAAGCGGGCGATCGGGACCCGGGCGCCGATGATGGTGCCGATGGCGCCGAACGACCGCTGGTCGCTCGACTTCGTGTCGGATCAGCTCACCGATGGCCGCCGCTTCCGTATCCTCACCGTGGTCGATGATTGCACCCGCGAGTGCCTGGCGCTGGTAGCCGACACCTCGCTCTCCGGCACCCGTGTGGCGCGGGAGCTGGACCGGCTGCTGATGGAACGCGGCAAGCCGAAGATGGTGGTCAGCGACAACGGCAGCGAGTTCACCAGCAACGCCATCCTGACATGGGCCGATCAGAGCCGTGTTGCATGGCACTACATCGCGCCGGGCAAGCCCATGCAGAATGCCTTTATCGAGAGCTTCAATGGCCGGCTGCGGGATGAATTGTTGAACGAGACGCTGTTCACGTCGCTGGCCCATGCCCGCGTCGCGCTCCGATGCTGGCGGACCGATTACAACGACGCACGACCACACTCGCGGCTCGGATGGAAGACGCCGTCCGAGTTCGCCTTCACCTGCGATCCGCGCCGGGATCTGGCGCTGCGCTATGCCGAGGGCTCCGCGCCAGCTCCCGTCGCTACCACCGCCCAACCGGGCAAATCCAACAGCCGGGGCGAACTCAGGACTGGATAA